Proteins from a genomic interval of Clostridia bacterium:
- the fabG gene encoding 3-oxoacyl-[acyl-carrier-protein] reductase, whose product MLTDRTAIVTGGSRGIGRAIAVELAKNGANVAIVYAGNEAAANETVEMIRALGREAKSYKCNVADFSAVKDTVAAITKEMGVPYILVNNAGITRDKLIFSMKEEDYDAVLDTNLKGAFNFIKHCYSGFIKKKEGRIVNIASVAGTMGNPGQANYSASKAGVIGLTKSVAKELAGRGICCNAIAPGFIATDMTSDLPISQDEINAQIPLGHVGQPEDVARLAAFLCGDGGRYITGEVIRIDGGLAM is encoded by the coding sequence ATGCTTACAGACAGAACTGCAATAGTAACGGGCGGCTCGCGCGGTATAGGCCGCGCCATCGCAGTGGAACTTGCCAAGAACGGCGCCAATGTAGCGATAGTTTACGCAGGCAACGAGGCTGCGGCAAACGAGACTGTGGAAATGATACGCGCTCTCGGACGCGAGGCTAAAAGCTATAAGTGCAATGTGGCCGACTTCTCGGCTGTAAAGGACACGGTCGCCGCCATAACGAAGGAGATGGGCGTGCCCTACATCCTTGTAAACAACGCGGGCATCACGCGCGACAAGCTTATCTTCTCCATGAAGGAAGAGGATTACGACGCAGTGCTCGATACAAATTTAAAGGGTGCTTTCAACTTTATAAAGCATTGCTATTCCGGCTTTATAAAGAAAAAAGAAGGCCGAATAGTGAATATTGCCTCCGTAGCGGGCACAATGGGCAATCCCGGTCAGGCGAATTACAGCGCGTCCAAGGCGGGCGTTATCGGTCTCACCAAATCGGTAGCCAAGGAGCTTGCGGGACGCGGCATATGCTGCAACGCCATTGCTCCCGGTTTTATCGCGACCGACATGACGAGCGACCTGCCGATAAGCCAAGATGAGATAAATGCTCAGATCCCGCTGGGACATGTGGGACAGCCGGAGGACGTTGCGCGTCTTGCCGCATTCCTTTGCGGCGACGGCGGACGCTATATCACAGGCGAGGTAATACGCATCGACGGCGGGCTTGCCATGTAA
- the fabD gene encoding ACP S-malonyltransferase, giving the protein MGKIAFVFSGQGAQKPGMGLELYEKSAAAREVFDMAERIRPGTKEQCFSGTKEELLKTVNTQPCLYAVDLAAAAALKEAGINADMAAGFSLGEVAAAAFSGVYSYEDGFKLVIKRGEYMQDSADKTDAAMGAVLKLDFLAVEKLCEGFKAVYPVNYNCPGQLVVAGDRSELADFKAAVKAAGGRFMPIAVGGGFHSPFMAEAAVKYAAELEKMSFEAPAIPLYANYNALPYGDAKTLLSLQIENPVRWQESVENMIKDGADTFIEVGCGATLTGLISKISSNVRTFNVNDGATLNDTIKEVK; this is encoded by the coding sequence ATGGGTAAAATAGCTTTTGTATTTTCGGGACAGGGCGCGCAAAAGCCCGGCATGGGACTTGAGCTTTATGAAAAAAGCGCCGCTGCGCGCGAAGTTTTCGATATGGCCGAGCGCATTCGCCCCGGCACCAAGGAGCAGTGCTTTTCGGGCACTAAGGAAGAGCTTTTAAAGACGGTGAATACTCAGCCCTGCCTTTACGCCGTTGATCTTGCGGCGGCTGCCGCTTTAAAGGAAGCCGGTATAAATGCGGATATGGCGGCCGGCTTCTCCCTGGGCGAGGTGGCTGCGGCGGCCTTTTCGGGCGTATACTCCTACGAGGACGGCTTTAAGCTTGTAATAAAGCGCGGCGAATATATGCAGGACAGCGCCGACAAGACGGACGCTGCAATGGGTGCTGTTCTAAAGCTTGACTTTTTGGCAGTTGAAAAGCTGTGCGAGGGCTTTAAGGCAGTATATCCCGTAAACTATAACTGTCCCGGTCAGCTTGTCGTTGCCGGCGACAGATCGGAGCTTGCCGACTTTAAGGCGGCCGTAAAGGCAGCCGGCGGCAGATTCATGCCCATAGCCGTTGGCGGCGGCTTCCACTCCCCGTTTATGGCTGAGGCTGCCGTAAAATATGCGGCCGAGCTTGAAAAAATGAGCTTTGAGGCTCCGGCGATCCCGCTCTACGCAAATTACAACGCGCTCCCTTACGGCGACGCGAAAACACTTCTGTCATTACAGATAGAAAACCCCGTGCGTTGGCAGGAAAGCGTGGAAAATATGATAAAAGACGGCGCAGACACCTTTATCGAGGTGGGCTGCGGCGCGACCCTTACAGGTCTTATTTCAAAAATATCGTCAAACGTGCGCACCTTCAACGTAAACGACGGCGCTACGCTTAACGATACCATAAAGGAAGTAAAATAA
- the fabF gene encoding beta-ketoacyl-ACP synthase II, with protein MRRVVVTGLGAVTPVGLDVPQTWNSLISGRHGIAKITRFDLEGFKATLAAEVKDFDPTLYMDKSEVRRSDLFTQFALAAAVQAVADSGIEGTIAPERFGVYSGSGVGGLITISNEIEKLITKGPKKVSPLFIPMMIANIATGTIAIRFNAKGPSLPVVTACATSTNAVGEAYRAILHGYADAIIAGGSEATITPIGIAGFTNCMALTTSDDPDTASIPFDKRRNGFLMGEGAGMLILEEYERAKARGAKIYAELVGYSSTNDAYHITAPAPDGESAALAIAQTFEQAKGERAQCIYINAHGTSTPMNDKTETAAIKKALGEDRARKAVISSTKSMTGHMLGATGALEAIVAVLSLKEGVAPPTVGLKEPDPECDLDYAPNLKREAPFDLALSNSLGFGGHNACLAFVRAED; from the coding sequence ATGAGAAGAGTTGTAGTAACGGGTCTGGGCGCGGTAACTCCCGTAGGGCTCGACGTTCCCCAAACGTGGAACAGCCTCATTTCGGGACGTCACGGCATCGCAAAAATAACGCGCTTTGACCTTGAAGGCTTCAAAGCTACGCTGGCCGCCGAAGTTAAAGACTTCGACCCTACTTTGTATATGGACAAAAGCGAGGTCAGAAGAAGCGACTTGTTCACACAGTTTGCGCTTGCAGCCGCAGTTCAGGCAGTTGCCGACAGCGGCATCGAGGGCACTATCGCGCCCGAACGCTTCGGCGTATATTCGGGCAGCGGAGTGGGCGGCCTTATAACTATATCGAACGAGATAGAGAAGCTCATAACGAAGGGCCCGAAAAAGGTATCCCCGCTCTTTATCCCCATGATGATAGCAAATATAGCAACGGGAACGATAGCCATACGCTTCAACGCTAAAGGCCCCAGCCTTCCCGTTGTAACGGCGTGCGCTACGAGCACTAACGCCGTCGGCGAAGCGTACCGCGCAATACTTCACGGATACGCCGACGCGATAATCGCAGGCGGCAGCGAGGCCACTATAACGCCTATCGGCATCGCGGGCTTTACGAACTGCATGGCGCTCACCACGTCTGACGATCCCGATACGGCCTCGATACCTTTCGATAAGAGAAGGAACGGCTTTTTAATGGGCGAAGGCGCCGGTATGCTCATTTTAGAGGAGTACGAGCGTGCAAAGGCGCGCGGCGCAAAGATCTACGCCGAGCTTGTAGGATACAGCTCCACAAACGACGCATATCATATCACTGCTCCCGCGCCGGACGGAGAGAGCGCGGCATTGGCCATAGCGCAGACGTTTGAGCAGGCAAAGGGCGAGCGCGCGCAGTGCATCTACATAAACGCGCACGGCACCTCCACCCCGATGAACGACAAGACGGAAACGGCTGCCATAAAGAAGGCGCTGGGCGAAGATCGCGCAAGAAAGGCCGTAATAAGCTCAACGAAATCTATGACGGGCCATATGCTCGGCGCAACGGGCGCGCTTGAGGCGATAGTAGCCGTACTTTCGCTCAAAGAGGGCGTTGCTCCGCCCACCGTGGGCTTAAAGGAGCCCGATCCCGAATGCGACCTCGACTATGCTCCGAATCTGAAGCGCGAGGCTCCGTTTGACCTTGCCCTTTCAAATTCGCTTGGCTTCGGCGGACATAATGCCTGCCTTGCTTTCGTTCGCGCGGAGGACTGA
- the cadA gene encoding cadmium-translocating P-type ATPase encodes MKKRIVRIAAAVVVFAAAFFITKDAGYVRLFIFIASYITAGYDVLYKAARNISHGQVFDENFLMAIATIGAFFVGEYPEGAAVMIFYQIGEIFQDHAVERSRRSISSLMELRPEYVNVKTEDGVKKLDPYDAAVGDIMVIMPWERVPLDGVVTEGTGFLDASALTGESVPREVFPGSELLSGCVNTGSVLTARITKEYADSTVSRILELVEDSLEKKARHEKFITRFSRVYTPAVVAGAAVLAVVPPLFIAGHPFSDWIYRALLFLVVSCPCALVISVPLGFFCGIGGASRIGVLVKGGNHLETLARADTFVFDKTGTLTKGAFEVKKIYEASLSKSEILRLAAFGEYYSNHPAAVSIKAAYRGEVDESLVSDMRELSGMGVFARVAGTCVLLGNFALMEKYGINARRAEESGTIIYVAADGEYAGYILLSDEIKPGAADMIAALKRAGAKLTVMLTGDVRASAERTAAALGIDETYSELLPEDKVSRVEQLKAAGRKGVVYTGDGINDAPVLACADVGIAMGAFGSDAAIEAADIVVMDDDPARIADAVRTARRTMNIVRGNVAFALIVKGAVLLLGALGAVDMWAAVFADVGVAVIAILNSMRALRVKR; translated from the coding sequence ATGAAAAAACGTATTGTCAGAATAGCCGCAGCCGTCGTTGTATTTGCTGCGGCCTTTTTTATAACTAAAGATGCGGGATATGTAAGGCTTTTTATTTTCATCGCGTCGTATATTACGGCAGGATACGACGTGCTTTACAAGGCCGCAAGGAATATTTCGCACGGGCAGGTGTTCGATGAGAACTTTCTTATGGCGATAGCGACGATAGGCGCGTTTTTCGTGGGCGAATACCCGGAAGGCGCGGCCGTTATGATATTTTATCAGATCGGAGAGATATTCCAGGATCACGCCGTAGAGCGTTCGAGGCGCTCGATATCCTCCCTTATGGAGCTTCGCCCCGAATACGTTAATGTAAAGACTGAAGACGGCGTAAAAAAGCTCGATCCGTATGACGCCGCCGTTGGCGATATCATGGTGATAATGCCTTGGGAGCGTGTGCCGCTCGACGGCGTCGTGACCGAGGGCACGGGATTTTTGGACGCGTCCGCGCTTACGGGCGAGTCCGTGCCGCGCGAGGTGTTCCCCGGTTCGGAGCTTTTAAGCGGATGCGTGAATACGGGCAGTGTGCTTACGGCAAGGATAACGAAGGAATACGCCGATTCGACGGTGTCAAGGATACTTGAGCTCGTTGAGGATTCGCTTGAGAAAAAGGCGCGCCACGAGAAATTCATCACGCGCTTTTCGCGCGTATATACTCCGGCAGTCGTCGCGGGCGCCGCAGTGCTCGCCGTCGTGCCGCCGCTTTTCATTGCGGGTCATCCGTTTTCCGACTGGATATACAGGGCGCTCTTGTTTCTTGTCGTATCGTGCCCGTGCGCGCTCGTTATCTCCGTGCCGCTCGGATTTTTCTGCGGCATAGGCGGCGCGTCTCGCATAGGCGTGCTCGTAAAAGGCGGAAATCATCTCGAAACGCTCGCGCGCGCCGATACGTTCGTTTTCGACAAGACGGGGACGCTTACAAAGGGCGCGTTCGAAGTCAAAAAAATATACGAGGCTTCGCTTTCGAAAAGCGAGATCTTAAGACTTGCGGCCTTCGGCGAATATTACTCGAATCATCCCGCCGCCGTTTCGATAAAGGCGGCTTACCGCGGCGAGGTGGATGAAAGCCTCGTTTCCGATATGCGCGAGCTTTCGGGCATGGGCGTTTTTGCGCGCGTAGCGGGGACCTGCGTGCTTTTGGGCAACTTCGCCCTTATGGAGAAATACGGCATAAACGCCCGACGCGCAGAGGAAAGCGGCACGATAATATACGTCGCCGCAGACGGCGAATATGCGGGATATATCCTGCTTTCGGACGAGATTAAGCCCGGTGCGGCCGATATGATAGCCGCGCTCAAACGCGCGGGGGCAAAGCTTACCGTAATGCTTACGGGCGACGTCCGCGCTTCTGCAGAAAGGACGGCTGCGGCGCTCGGCATAGACGAGACTTACAGCGAGCTTTTGCCCGAGGACAAGGTCAGCCGTGTGGAACAGCTTAAAGCCGCCGGCCGAAAAGGCGTAGTCTATACGGGCGACGGCATAAACGACGCGCCGGTGCTTGCGTGCGCCGACGTGGGCATAGCTATGGGGGCCTTCGGTTCCGACGCGGCGATAGAGGCGGCCGATATAGTCGTAATGGACGACGACCCAGCACGCATCGCGGACGCAGTAAGGACGGCGCGGCGCACGATGAATATAGTCAGAGGCAACGTCGCGTTTGCGCTTATCGTAAAGGGTGCGGTGCTTCTTTTGGGCGCGCTCGGCGCTGTCGATATGTGGGCGGCGGTCTTTGCGGACGTGGGCGTGGCTGTTATCGCCATCCTAAATTCCATGCGCGCGCTGCGCGTGAAGCGATAA
- a CDS encoding MarR family transcriptional regulator: MDSFSDALNQAITETYNNVMRVESEALKRSGRIHLSINEMHLIECVGKNKEGCTLSGIADGLNIARSSATVAVNKLAKKGYVEKIASPSDGRAVKVLLTREGKKIYAYHRYYHRHMVRELTKDLSDEEKVILLSAAKKLNEFFKQSIGEF; encoded by the coding sequence ATGGACAGTTTTTCGGATGCGCTCAATCAGGCGATAACCGAAACATACAATAACGTGATGCGCGTAGAGTCGGAGGCGCTTAAACGCTCCGGCCGTATACACCTCTCGATAAACGAAATGCACCTTATCGAATGCGTGGGCAAGAATAAGGAAGGCTGCACTTTAAGCGGGATCGCAGACGGGCTCAATATCGCGCGCTCCTCGGCTACCGTTGCCGTGAACAAACTTGCGAAAAAGGGTTACGTCGAAAAGATAGCTTCTCCTTCGGACGGCCGCGCCGTAAAGGTGCTTTTGACGCGCGAAGGAAAAAAGATCTACGCATACCACCGTTACTATCATCGCCATATGGTGCGCGAGCTCACTAAGGATCTAAGCGACGAGGAAAAAGTCATACTTCTCTCCGCCGCAAAAAAACTTAATGAATTTTTTAAACAAAGTATAGGAGAGTTTTGA
- a CDS encoding ketoacyl-ACP synthase III, giving the protein MSFKILGTGRFIPPKIVTNDDLTKIMDTSDEWIVERTGIHERHVCTEETTVDMAVEAAKNALENAGVDPSELDMILFTTSSGDYTTPANACLVQARIGATCPAMDIVSGCPAFLFMLDCADGYFARGRVKKMLCISAERMSRVLDWDDRSTAVIFGDGAGAVVLGEGDNYLTSRLYVKGSTAIQIPNYDGKSPFYTSHAETPWVHMQGQETFRFAVTRMVKDIHGVLKDTGLTMDDIRHILPHQANLRIIEAAKKRLKARDGLLYVNIDRYGNTSSATIPISLDELNRSGQINEGDYLVFSTFGAGLSSAACVIRW; this is encoded by the coding sequence ATGAGTTTTAAAATACTCGGGACCGGAAGATTTATTCCGCCCAAAATCGTTACAAACGACGATTTAACAAAGATCATGGATACCTCCGACGAATGGATCGTCGAGCGCACAGGAATACACGAACGCCACGTCTGCACCGAGGAGACCACGGTCGATATGGCTGTGGAAGCGGCAAAGAACGCTCTTGAGAACGCTGGCGTCGATCCGTCCGAGCTTGACATGATACTTTTCACGACCTCAAGCGGCGACTATACCACTCCGGCTAACGCCTGCCTCGTACAGGCGCGCATCGGTGCGACCTGCCCCGCTATGGACATAGTTTCGGGCTGCCCCGCATTCCTTTTTATGCTGGACTGCGCCGACGGATACTTTGCGCGGGGCCGAGTTAAAAAAATGCTCTGCATAAGCGCCGAACGTATGTCGAGAGTTCTTGACTGGGACGACAGAAGCACCGCCGTTATCTTCGGCGACGGCGCAGGCGCAGTAGTCTTGGGCGAGGGCGACAATTATCTTACATCGCGTCTTTATGTAAAGGGCAGCACCGCCATCCAGATACCCAACTACGACGGCAAATCTCCGTTCTACACCAGCCATGCGGAAACGCCGTGGGTACATATGCAGGGTCAGGAGACCTTCAGATTCGCCGTTACAAGAATGGTAAAGGACATTCACGGCGTGCTTAAGGATACGGGCCTTACTATGGATGATATACGCCACATTCTCCCCCATCAGGCCAATTTAAGGATCATCGAGGCGGCGAAAAAGCGTCTCAAGGCAAGAGACGGCCTCTTATATGTAAACATTGACCGCTACGGCAATACCTCGTCGGCCACGATACCTATCTCGCTTGACGAGCTGAACCGCTCCGGTCAGATAAACGAGGGCGATTATCTCGTATTCTCGACCTTCGGCGCAGGCCTTTCGAGCGCCGCATGCGTCATTCGCTGGTAA
- a CDS encoding acyl carrier protein, with protein sequence MMVLEKIKALLADYTDVDVESITLETAFADLGIDSLSVVEMVMELEDDLGVELELEEKVNTVGDFVKFVESKMA encoded by the coding sequence ATCATGGTACTTGAAAAAATCAAAGCTTTACTTGCAGATTATACTGACGTTGACGTTGAGAGCATAACTCTCGAGACCGCATTTGCAGACCTTGGCATCGACTCTCTCTCCGTTGTTGAGATGGTAATGGAACTTGAAGACGACTTGGGCGTTGAGCTTGAGCTTGAAGAAAAGGTCAATACCGTAGGTGATTTCGTAAAGTTCGTAGAGTCGAAAATGGCATAA
- a CDS encoding winged helix-turn-helix transcriptional regulator codes for MKEKADLCDCNIVHEDAVRLARGSMLGDGELEGIAYLFKLLSDPTRMRIMWALDSAELCTCDIAATLGMTKSAVSHQLNTLKQAKMVKSRREGKNVFYSHDDAHVRDIVEMAREHIRHG; via the coding sequence ATGAAGGAAAAAGCCGACCTGTGCGACTGCAATATAGTCCACGAGGACGCCGTAAGGCTTGCAAGAGGATCGATGCTCGGCGACGGAGAGCTTGAGGGCATAGCATATCTTTTCAAGCTTCTGTCCGATCCGACTAGAATGCGTATAATGTGGGCGCTTGATTCTGCTGAGCTTTGCACCTGCGATATTGCCGCAACGCTCGGTATGACGAAATCTGCCGTTTCCCATCAGCTCAACACGCTGAAGCAGGCGAAGATGGTAAAATCGCGCCGCGAGGGCAAGAACGTATTTTATTCGCACGACGACGCGCACGTAAGGGACATAGTCGAGATGGCGCGCGAGCACATAAGGCACGGATAG
- a CDS encoding cation transporter, producing MKRAYRLVGLDCANCAAKMEHAISKLSKVSDVNISFMTAKMTLVTEDGAMDEVLAEAERIIKRVDPDVVIKRI from the coding sequence ATGAAAAGAGCGTACAGACTTGTGGGACTTGACTGCGCGAACTGCGCGGCAAAAATGGAGCACGCGATATCGAAGCTTAGTAAGGTAAGCGACGTGAACATAAGCTTTATGACGGCGAAAATGACGCTCGTGACCGAGGACGGAGCAATGGACGAGGTTTTGGCCGAAGCGGAAAGGATAATAAAAAGAGTAGATCCGGACGTAGTAATAAAGCGCATATAG
- the fabK gene encoding enoyl-[acyl-carrier-protein] reductase FabK encodes MINTPICSLLGIKYPIFQGGMAWIADGKLAAAVSNGGGLGIISAMNANAEYLREQINIARSLTDKPFGVNIMLMSPFVDEVAKVVAEEKVAVVTTGAGNPAKYMKTWQAAGIKVIPVVASTALAKLMTRAGASAIIAEGGESGGHVGEITTMALVPQVCDVTELPVIAAGGIADGRGVAAAFMLGASGVQLGTRFLLANECGVHQTYKNKILKAKDIDTMTTGKRLGHPVRSLKTPFSRAYLRAEYDSAVSDDELEKMGAGALRLAAVEGDEKRGCFLAGQIAGMCDREQPAAEIIKEIFDEAENVLNGASKWVK; translated from the coding sequence ATGATAAATACCCCCATATGCAGCCTTCTCGGTATAAAATACCCCATTTTTCAGGGTGGTATGGCATGGATAGCCGACGGCAAGCTTGCCGCAGCCGTATCCAACGGAGGAGGACTCGGCATTATCTCCGCCATGAACGCGAACGCCGAATATCTGCGCGAACAGATAAATATCGCGCGTTCCCTTACCGACAAACCGTTCGGCGTAAATATCATGCTTATGAGCCCGTTTGTTGACGAGGTGGCGAAGGTCGTAGCCGAGGAAAAGGTCGCAGTTGTGACCACAGGCGCGGGAAATCCCGCAAAGTATATGAAAACGTGGCAGGCGGCAGGCATCAAGGTGATACCTGTCGTCGCCTCCACCGCATTGGCAAAGCTTATGACGCGCGCAGGCGCATCGGCTATAATAGCCGAAGGCGGCGAATCGGGCGGTCATGTGGGCGAGATAACAACGATGGCTCTCGTGCCCCAGGTGTGCGACGTTACCGAGCTTCCTGTTATAGCGGCCGGCGGCATAGCCGACGGACGCGGCGTTGCGGCTGCCTTCATGCTGGGCGCGTCGGGCGTACAGCTTGGCACCCGCTTCCTTCTTGCTAACGAATGCGGCGTACATCAGACTTATAAAAATAAAATACTTAAGGCCAAGGACATCGACACCATGACTACAGGCAAGCGTCTGGGGCATCCCGTAAGAAGCTTAAAGACGCCGTTTTCGCGCGCGTACTTGAGAGCGGAATACGACAGCGCCGTATCTGACGATGAGCTTGAAAAAATGGGCGCGGGAGCGTTAAGGCTTGCAGCGGTTGAGGGCGACGAAAAACGCGGCTGCTTCTTAGCCGGTCAAATTGCCGGTATGTGCGACCGTGAACAGCCCGCCGCCGAAATAATAAAGGAAATATTCGACGAGGCCGAAAACGTATTGAACGGAGCTTCAAAATGGGTAAAATAG